A stretch of Panthera tigris isolate Pti1 chromosome E2, P.tigris_Pti1_mat1.1, whole genome shotgun sequence DNA encodes these proteins:
- the PRR19 gene encoding proline-rich protein 19, with product MDHRGPGPQPFQRPEKPGRVRRRKTRRERNEALMGSRRPLTHQDPPVTSQDPPVAPTVPKVVVITQGRLSREHRGLFNHEVKSLDVARLLSSGSLEPGTPSLPTKRFSSPSWAQEPAPQSRGKENQVPRGSGPGPPSPPELPGLGQLLEELQCQLILPQAFPRRNLVQEARDAIVGTLQACHGCVPDLTLVLRDCQPPLPGTKPGGPERQRMTPSWINSPEQAPGERRQRRQQRTKELTFSMPHTSSTPLVHRVSLAPPKGPWPPPLPLLPSPSGAAWGPPTAFDLLKSIWLVATPPPPRPWGVGPQQPLPQPPSPLLPRTSALDWSPSPPAPLPSLSWVVAQSSPEAWSFPPMRLY from the exons ATGGACCACCGGGGGCCAGGCCCCCAGCCTTTCCAGCGGCCTGAGAAACCTGGTCGTGTCCGTCGTCGGAAGACCAGGCGGGAGCGTAACGAGGCCCTGATGGGCAGCCGCCGGCCATTGACCCATCAGGATCCTCCTGTGACCAGTCAGGATCCACCTGTGGCCCCTACTGTTCCCAAGGTTGTGGTCATAACGCAGGGCCGGCTGAGCCGGGAGCACCGGGGTCTCTTTAATCATGAGGTGAAATCTCTGGATGTGGCCCGGCTGCTTAGCAGTGGGTCCCTAGAGCCCGGCACCCCTTCACTCCCCACCAAACGCTTCTCAAGCCCAAGCTGGGCCCAAGAACCAGCTCCCCAGTCAAGGGGCAAGGAGAACCAGGTGCCTAGAGGCTCAGGCCCAGGCCCACCCAGTCCCCCAGAGCTCCCTGGCTTGGGGCAGCTGCTGGAGGAGCTTCAGTGCCAGTTGATTCTGCCACAGGCCTTCCCCAGGAGGAACCTAGTgcaggaggccagggatgccaTCGTGGGCACTTTACAGGCCTGCCATGGCTGCGTGCCCGACCTTACCCTGGTGCTCCGTGACTGCCAGCCACCCTTACCAG GGACCAAGCCTGGGGGCCCTGAAAGACAAAGGATGACACCCTCCTGGATCAACAGCCCGGAGCAGGCcccaggggagaggaggcagaggaggcaaCAGAGGACAAAGGAGCTCACTTTCTCCATGCCTCACACCTCCAGCACTCCCCTGGTGCACAGGGTGAGCCTGGCGCCACCAAAAGGTCCCTGGCCACCGCCTTTGCCCTTGTTGCCTTCGCCATCCGGGGCAGCCTGGGGCCCCCCAACAGCCTTTGACCTACTGAAAAGCATCTGGCTGGTTGCcacacctccccctccccggccctgGGGGGTTGGCCCACAACAACCCCTGCCTCAGCCACCATCACCCTTGTTGCCCCGAACCTCTGCCCTGGATTGGagccccagccctcctgccccacTGCCCAGCCTCTCCTGGGTGGTGGCCCAGAGCAGCCCAGAGGCCTGGTCCTTTCCACCTATGAGACTGTACTGA